CGCAGTCGACGCCGATGGGCATCGTCCGCGAGGTCTGACGACCCGCACGCCGCACGACAGAGAAGGCCCGGATGCTGAGCATCCGGGCCTTCCTCGTTCGTGGGGTCGCTGCGTCAGAAGCCGATGGCCGCCTGGTAGCGCGGCTTGTGACCGGTGCGGATGCCGGTGACGCTCGGCTTGTTCTCGTAGACGCCGGCTCCCCAGTTGCCCTCGACGAGCACGGGGCCGTCCGGGGTGACCACGACGTCCCACCCGACGTACTGCACCTGCGGTACGACGCGGGCGACCTGGTCGACGAAGTCGCGGACCTCGTCCATCATCGGCAGCTGGAAGTCGGCGATCGGGAAGCCGGAGTCGGGGTGGGTGACGTGGACGTGTCCGTGCGAGTCGTAGCCGGAGCCGACGGAGTGGCCGTTCTCGTCGAGCATCGTGTAGAAGCCGCCGAAGCTCATCTGGTCACTCACGGCGCCGCGGCCGAACTTCTGCGCCATCGCGAGGATGTGCGTCTTCTCGCCGTCGAAGAAGGCGGTGATGCGAGTCGTGTTGACCGTGCCGGGGCAGACGGCCGCGAGGTCGGCGTGCTGGCGGATGACCTCTTCCACGAGGACCTGCTTCTTCGACAGCAGCTCGGCGTGGAAGGCGTCCCAGTCGGTGACGTCCGCCGCATGGTAGCGGTGCACGCCGGTGCCGGCCTGACCATGGGTCTCCTTCACCACGATCGTGCCCTGCCGCTCGGTGAACTCACGAAGCTGGGCGGCGTTGCCCTCGACGATCAGCATCCATTCGCGCTTCAGGAACGCGTCGAAGACGGCGTTGAACTCCGCCTTGTCGTGGAAGAGGTGCCGGTAGTCGGGGTGGTCGTACTTCTGCGAGATCTCGTTCGACACCGGGTGGGTCATGAACGTGTCGCGTTCCGCCTTGGTGAGGATGGCGAAGTCGTAGTCGATGTAGTCCTGGAAGCCGACGTTGTGGCGTCCGGCCGACCAGAGCATGTCGACCACGACGAGCGGCACGGCCTTGCCATGCTGTGTCGATGCCTCCTTCGCCCTCTCGATCACCGAGGCGACGTCGATACGACGGGCGCGCGCCAGCAGATAGCGAAGACGGGGAACGGGGGAAAAGCGGGACATGGATCTCCAAGGTCGGGGTCCTCTCCAGTCTACGGGGGGCGCACACGGCATCCTGAGAAGCCGGAGCTAGGGTGGAAGGGTGTGTGAGACGACATCCAGCTCCCGTCCTCGGGCGATGATCTCGCGGTCGGCTCTGGCTGCCGCGGCTGCCACCGCCGTCGACTCCGGCGGACGGATCGCAGACCTGCGCAGGGACGCCTGGGGGCACGGCGTGCTGCCGGTCGCCCACGCCGTCATCGCGGCGGGTGCCGCCGCAGTCCGCGTCGACCACCCCGACGAAGCCGAGACCCTGCGCCTCGAGGGGATCGAGGCAGTCGTCGACGCCGAACCGGACATCGATCCCGTCCTTCTCTACGGGCTCCCCGACGTGGAGGGCTCGCTCTTGACCGCCCCGGTGATGCGGCTCGCGGGGCGCGTGCTGTCGACGAAGCCGCTGAAGACCGGCGATGCCGTCTCCTACGGATACACCTATCGGGCGACGCGCGACACGACCGCCGCGCTCATCACCGGCGGATATGCCCAGGGCATCGTGCGTGCGCTCGGCAACGCGGCGGACGTCGAGATCGACGGGGTGCTGCGTCCGATCGTGGGGCGCGTCGCGATGGACGTGTGCGTCATCGACCTGCAGGGTGCGTCGGCGGTCGCGCCAGGCACCGAGGCCACCTACTTCGGGGGCACCGGCGCCGCGGGTCCGGGGCTCGCCCGGTGGAGCGCCGTGACCGGACTGACCGTCGCCGAGCTCCTGACCGTCGCCGCAGCCCACGCCGACCGGGGGTGGGAGGCATGACGCGTCCTGAGCTGCGCATCCGCACCGATCGCTTCGTGTCGAACATCCACGCAGTCCGCGATCGCATCGCGCCGTCTGAGCTCATGGTCGTCCTGAAGGACGACGCCTACGGGCACGGCCTGGACTGGGCCGTCGAGGCGGCTCGGGATGCCGGGGTGCTGTGGTACGGCACCTATGACGTCGCCGGCGGTGTCGCGACGCGTCGCGTGCTGGGTGACGACGGCCGCATCTTCGCCTGGGTCACCTCCACCGACGCCGAGATCGACGAGGCGCTGGCCCGCGGCATCGATCTGGGCGTCGGCTCACAGGAGTACCTGGCGCGTATCGTCGCCCGAGCGCGGGAGCGCGGCGCGACCGCGCGCATCCATCTCAAGATCGACACCGGACTGCACCGCAACGGACTGCTGCCGGAGGAGTGGCCGCAGGCGACCGACGAGGTCCGCCGTGCCGAGGCAGACGGGCACGTTCTGCTCGTCGGCATCTGGAGTCACCTCGCCGAGGCCAGCGACCCCGAGGACGACGAGGCCCAGACCGCGTTCCTCGAGGCCGTCCGGATCGTCGAGGCCTCGGGCGCGACACCGGAGGCTCTCCACCTGACCGCCTCCGCTGCGTCGTGGTGGCGTCCCGAGCTGCGCGGCACGGTGTCGCGCATCGGGGCGTTCTGCTACGGCATCCGCTCGGCTGACGGCCCGGACATCCCCGGTGTCGCGCCGGTCGCCGAGCTCGTCGCGACCGTGGTGGGCATCGAGGAGGATGCCGCGGAGATCTCGATCGGGTCCTTCGACGGCATCCCCTCGACGCTCGTCGGCGCGGAGGTCGGGACCGACGCCGGCACGCGTGCTCTGCAGAGCATCCGGGCCACCACGTCTCTGGTCGCCGGATGGCCGGGGATGCGGGTCGGCGATCCCGTGTGGCTCTTCGGCGCGGGCGAGCACGGCGAGAGCAGTGCGACGACCCTCGCTGAGCGGATCGACACCGTCGGCGAGGAGATCCTCACCCGGCTCACTCCGCGGGTCCGTCGAGTGATCGTCGACTGATCCACCGGTTAACGAAAGCGGAGCCCGTCGACAGGACGGGCTCCGAGGCGGATCAGACCGAGTGGCTCAGTCGATCAGACGAGAGGTCTCGTCGTGCCAGCTCGTTGCGATGCTGCGAAGCTTCTCTTCGTACTTGCGGCCGTGGTGAGCGCAGAAGAGCAGTTCGGAGCCGTTGACCTCGGCCGCGATGTAGGCCTGAGCGCCACAGGAATCACAGCGATCCATGGCGGTCAGGCGGAACTCGACGGCGGAGGTCTCACGTTCGGTCGTTGCGTTCATCTCGGTGCCTCCTTGAGTGTCGGGTCCGCTGGTTGGGCGTGTTCAATACAACCACGCTGCAGGCCCACCCATGCCCGGTTTGCGGCGTGTTTCGCTCAGCGCGTACGCCCGCCGTGCCCAGTGGTGGCCCGTGGGGAGTGTCGGCGGCCTCCGGGGCGGTCCCGCGAATAGACTCGGAGATTGTGACCGCCGAGTATTCCGCCCATCATCTCCAGGTGCTCGAAGGGCTCGAGGCCGTCCGCAAGCGCCCAGGCATGTACATCGGGTCGAACGGATCGCCCGGCCTGATGCACTGCCTGTGGGAGATCATCGACAACGCCGTCGACGAGGCCGTCGCTGGCAACGGCTCGAAGATCGACATCATCCTCCACGAGGACGACAGCGTCGAGGTGCATGACCGCGGTCGAGGCATCCCGGTCGACGTCGAGCCTCGCACCGGACTCACCGGTGTCGAGGTCGTCTTCACGAAGCTGCACGCCGGTGGCAAGTTCGGCGGCGGCTCGTACGCGGCATCCGGTGGTCTGCACGGTGTCGGCGCCTCCGTCGTCAACGCCCTCTCCGAGCGGCTCGACGTCGAGGTCGACCGTGGCGGCAAGACCTATGCGATGTCCTTCCACCGCGGGGAGCCGGGCATCTTCGCCGACGAGGGCGGCGAGAAGCGCCCGGACGCCGCCTTCACGCCCTTCCAGAACAAGAGCGAGCTACGGGTCGTGGGCAAGGCGCCCCGGGGTACCAGCGGCACGCGCATCCGCTACTGGGCCGACCATCAGATCTTCACGAAGGACGCCGCCTTCCAGGTCAACGAGCTCGTCACCCGCGCTCGTCAGACGGCTTTCCTCGTACCGGGGCTCGAACTGGTCATCCGCGACGAGCGGGTCACCGACGGGCCCGGCGAGGGACAGCCGAAGGAGACGTCGTACCGGTACGACGGCGGCATCTCGGAGTTCGTCGAGTACCTCGCCACCGATGCCCCGGTCACCGACACCTGGCGCATCCAGGGCGAGGGGACGTTCAAGGAGACCGTTCCGGTACTCCAGGCCGACGGGCACATGATCGCCACCGAGGTCGAGCGCGTCTGCGCCGTCGACATCGCCCTACGCTGGGGCACCGGCTACGACACCGTCACCCGCTCGTTCGTCAACATCATCGCGACGCCCAAGGGCGGCACACATCAGCAGGGCTTCGAGCAGGAGCTCCTCAAGGTGCTGCGCGCCCAGGTCGACCAGAACGCGCGTCGGCTCAAGGTCGGCGCCAACGACAAGCTCGAGAAGGACGACGTCCTCGCCGGTCTCACCGCGGTCCTTACCGTCAACGTGCCGGAGCCGCAGTTCGAGGGGCAGACCAAGGAGATCCTCGGCACGCCGGCAGCGCGTCAGATCGTGGCGCAGGTGCTGCGCAAGGATCTCGCCGCGCGGTTCAGCTCGACCAAGCGCGACGACAAGAGCCAGGTGACCCAGCTGCTCGACAAGGTCGTCGCCGAGATGAAGGCGCGCGTGTCCGCCCGCGCGCACAAGGAGACGCAGCGTCGCAAGAACGCCCTCGAGTCCTCGACGCTGCCGACGAAGCTCGTCGACTGCCGGACCAACGAGGTCGAGCGCAGCGAGCTGTTCATCGTCGAGGGCGACTCGGCGCTGGGCACGGCGAAGAACGCGCGCAACAGCGAGTTCCAAGCGCTCCTGCCGATCCGAGGCAAGATCCTGAACGTGCAGAAGGCCTCGGTCGGTGACATGCTGTCGAACGCCGAGTGCGCCTCGATCATCCAGGTGATCGGCGCCGGATCCGGACGCAGCTTCGACATCGATGCGGCCCGCTACGGCAAAATCATCCTGATGAGCGATGCCGATGTCGACGGCGCGCACATCCGCACCCTTCTGCTGACCCTGTTCTATCGCTACATGCGACCGCTCATCGAGCACGGCCGGGTGTTCGCGGCGGTCCCGCCGCTGCACAGGGTGATCGTGATGAACCCCGGCTCCAAGCCCAACGAGACGATCTACACCTACAGCGAGCAGGAGATGCACACGCTCCTCGCGAAGCTCCGCAAGGCCGGCAAGCGCTGGCATGAGCCGATCCAGCGCTACAAGGGTCTCGGCGAGATGGATGCCGAGCAGCTGGCCTCGACGACGATGGACCGCGGCGGTCGCCTGCTGCGACGCGTGCGCATGGAGGATGCCGAGGCGGCCGGCCGCGTGTTCGAGCTGCTGATGGGGAACGAGGTGGCTCCGCGCCGCGAGTTCATCATCGACTCGTCCGACCGGCTCTCCCGGGAGTCGATCGACGCCTGAGCGTCAACGCCGCGGCGACAGCACCGCGCGATAGACGTCGAGGAGCGCATCGCGATGCGTGTCCTGAGCCACCTGGCTGCGATGCGCGATCGCCGCGGCGCTCATCGCGCGGACACGCTCCGGATCATCGCGCAGGTCCTGCAGCGCCGCGGCCAGCCCCTCCGCGTCAGGAGTGCGGCTCACAAGCCCTCCGCCGGGACGCAGCACCTCTGCGAGGTCGGGGTCGGTGACGATCACGGGCAGTCCTGCGGCGATGCCCTCGAGGATGACCATCGGCTGGTTGTCGAAGTCGAGCGAGCTCGAGACCAGCACGTGCGCGCGCGACATCGCCTCGAGCACCTGCGACTGCGGCACCGCGCCGTGCACGGTCAACCGTCCGTCTGGCAGATCCTGGGCTGCCGTGGCGACACGACGCCTGGCCACACCGTCGCCGAACATCTCGGCGCGGATGCCCGGAACGCGCCCGACAGCCTCGACGAACACCGACGGCCGCTTCTCGGGGGACAGACGTCCGCACCAGATCACGCGCAGCTCATCCCCGGCTGCGGGTCGGCGCAGGGCCGGCGCGCCGACGGTCTGGAGGACGGTGTCCTCCAGACCGTTGGAGAGCACGGTGAGCGGTGTCCGCACACCCTGGGTGGTCAGCTTGTCGGCGAAGTGCTGCGAGGGCACGATGACGTGGTCGGCGTGATTGGCCTGACTCACCATGAGACGCCACATCCGGCGAGCCATCCGGGTGCGCGCATACGGGGCCGACGGGTCGAGGCGTGCTCGGTCATGGCTCATGCGGCGGCGGTGCATCGCGGCGAGCACCGCCGTCGTGACCGACGGCAACGGCAGCACGGAACGCGTGTAGACGTCGATGCGCCCGTGCATGGTCTGCACGATCGGGAGCCCCTCGGCCGTGGCCGCCTCGAACCCGGCGAGGGCGGCGAACATCTCGGTGTGCACGTGCACGACGTCGATGCGGTGTGCGCGCAGCCCCTCCCGCACCGCGGACGCCGCAGCCGACGGCGTCCAGGTGAAGGGGTACCCGTCCGGCGCGAAGCCCCGTGCGGTCGGAAGCCGGATGACGTGCGGATCGTCGCTCGGCGCGGACAGGGGCGTGAACACGAACACCTCGTGTCCTGCGTGCTCCAGAGCCTCGCGGTGGGCCTTGATCACAGTCTGCACACCACCGAGGGTCGGCAGGTAGTAGTCGGTGACCATGGCGATACGCACCCGACCACAATAGGACGGCTAGGGTGAGGGTCATGTCCGGAGCCCGTGTGCTGGTGACGGGGGCGAGCGGGTTCCTCGGCGGCTACGTCGTGCCCGAGCTGCAGCGCCACGGACACGAGGTCTACGCGGCCGGGCGCGACGCCGACGCGCTGGCCAGAGTCGCCGACCCCGAGCACCGCGTTCGCGGCGACCTCGAGGCGCTCGGGTCGCGGGAGCTCCGCGTCGATGCCGTCATCCACTGCGCCGCGCTCTCCACGCCGTGGGGGCCGTGGAAGGACTTCCGCACAGCCAACGTCGACGGCACGGCGCGGGTCGTCGACTTCGCCCGACGCAACGGTGTCCGGCGGATCGTGCATGTGTCCTCGCCGAGCGTCTACGCCGCGGCGCGCGACCGGATCGGCATCCGCGAATCCGGGGTCGATCCCCGCAATCGCCTGAACGGATACATCCGCTCGAAGATCGCCGCCGAACAGCTGCTGCGTCGCGCCCTCGACGCCGGCGACATCGAGGAGCTCGTGATCGTGCGCCCGCGGGGTCTGATCGGCGTCGGAGACCCCAGTCTCGTGCCGCGGCTGCTCGCCGTGCACGAGCGCATCGGGGTCCCCCTCTTCGGCGGCGGCGACAACCTCATCGACGTCACCGCCGTCGAGAACGTCGCATCGGCTCTGCGTCTCGCGCTCACTCATGGCGACCCGGCCGGCGGCGTGTACAACATCACGAACGGGGAGCCGCGGCCCTTCCGCGAGCTTCTGAGCACGTTGCTCGGGCTGCTGGGTGAGACGCCCCGGTTCCGTCCGCTGAACCGACGGATCGCCTGGGCGAGCGCCGGCGTGCTCGAGGGTGTGTGCACCGCGGTGCCGGGCAGGCCGGAACCGCCGCTCACCCGCTACACCCTCAGCACGATCGCCTACTCCCAGACGCTCGACATCAGCCGCGCCGTGGCGGAGCTCGGATATCGCCCCGAGGTCTCCCTGGACGACGCCCTCGCGAGGGTCGCCGCGCATCTGAGAGTGAGAGCCTGATGGGGCGCCTGCGCCACTACGCCTGCGGGCGGACGTCTCATGATCTCGCGTCGATGTTCCGTGGGGTCGGGCACGCGGTGCGGGAGTTCCCGTCCGGGGTGTTCCTGTACGAGGGCGAGGAGGGGCGACGAGTCCTCTTCGACACCGGGTACGCGACCGGCGAATGGCATACCGGATGGCGCGGCGCGATCTATCGGCGACTCCTGCCCCGGAGGTCCAGGAGTCGGACGACGTGGCGGCGCGGTTGCGCGCGGACGGCATCGACCCGGCATCCATCACCCACGTCGTGCTCTCGCACCTGCATCCGGATCACGTCGGGGGAGTGCGGAGGTTCCCGGATGCGACCTTCGTGCTCGGTGCCGGGCAGGAGCGAACCCTCCGTAGTCCCTCTCTGCGGTCGGGGGTGCTGACCGGGCTCTTCCCGAATGGTTCGGTGACGTCGATCGCGTGCTCCTCGACGACGGCGCGTTCCAGCCGGTGTCGGTGGGAGGTGCCGAGCTGCAGGCCCACGACCTCTTCGGCGACGGCTCCTATCTCGTGCTCGATCTCCCCGGCCACGCCGACGGGCATCTGGGGGCGCTCGTGGAGGATTCCGTGCTGCTGGCGGGCGACGCGGGGTGGGGACACGACCTCATCGAAGAGTCGGCACACCTCCGGGCACTGCCTCGCGCGATCCAGCACGACGCAGCGGCGTACGTCACGACGGCTCGGGTCCTCGAGCAGGTCGCCGCTGCCGGCATCCGAGTGGTCTGCAGTCACGATGCTGTCGGTGCGACGGAGCTGCTGAACTGATGGGCAGGCTTCGGATACTCCGGGAATTCACCGCGGTGCGATGGTTCCGCCCGTTGCGCACGCGGCGCGCGGTCGAGCGGCGCCAGCGGCGACTGCTGGCGGCGCACCTCCGCTTCCTGCGACGGCGTTCGCCGTACTTCCGCGATCAGCTGCGTTCACGCTCGTTCGTCGAACTCCCCTTCATGGACAAGAGCTTGATGATGGAGCGGTTCGACGAGATCAGCACGGTGGGCATCGCGAAGGAGGATGCCCTCGCCCTGGCTCTCGCCAACGAACGCGCGCGGGAGTTCGACGCCGACCTCGGCTCCCACTCCGTCGGTCTCTCGAGCGGGACCAGCGGCCACCGCGGCCTCTTCGTCGTCAGCGCCGCCGAGCGCGATGCCTGGGTAGGGACCGTGCTCGCGCGCACTCTGCCCCGCGGCGCGCTGCTCGGACACCGGATCGCCCTGTTCCTGCGCGCCGACAACACGCTGTACGAATCCGTCGGCTCGAGGGTGGTGTCGTTCCGCTACTTCGACGTCTTCGCCGACATGGCCGACAACCTCGCACGACTGCGCGACTACCGGCCCACGATCCTCGTCGCGCCGCCGTCTGTGCTCCGCCTGATCGCGCGTGCGGTGGATGCCGGCGAACTCGAGCTCAGGCCCCGGAAGGTGTACTCGGTCGCCGAGGTGCTCGAGCTCGCGGACGAGCAGCGTATCGTGCGGTCGCTGAAGCAGGACCGGCTGCACCAGCTCTACCAGTGCACCGAGGGATTCCTCGCACACACCTGCGAGCAGGGTGTGATTCACCTGAACGAGGACAACATCCTCGTCGAGCGCGAGATGCTGGATGACGTCCGGTTCACGCCCATCGTGACGGATCTCCGTCGACGCGCGCAGCCGATCGTGCGCTACCGCCTCGGTGATGTCCTGCGGGAGTGTTCCGATCCCTGCCCGTGCGGCAGTGCGCTCACGGCGATCGAGCGGATCGAGGGACGAGAGGGCGACACTCTGGTGCTCCGCGGTCAGGACGGGCGCAGCATCCCGGTCTTCGCCGACGTGATCACCCGCGCCCTGCTCTATGCCGAGGGCTTCGACGAGTACCGGATCCGCCAGATCGGCGACGCACAGCTCGAGATCGCGCTGGACCGCCTGGATGACGGCTCCGTGGGCAGCGTTCGGAGCGAGGTGCATGCGCTGCTGGACCGGCTCGGCTGCGAGCGTCCGGAGATCTCCTTCGTGGAGTATGTGAACGACGGCTCGGCCAAGTTGCGCCGCGTCGTGCAGGAATGGGGGGAGCGTCGATGGTGAGGAACTGCGAGATCGCGGGGTGGGGGACATCGCTGCCCGCGCGGACCGTCCGGTTCGGCGGCGAGATCAGGTACCGGATCGAAGACGACCGCTCGCACCTCGACATGCTCACCGAGGCATGTGAGCGCGCACTGACCCACGCGGGGATCACGGCGGACGAGGTCGATCTGGTGCTCGGCGCCTCTGCCGCGGGCGTGCAGCCCATCCCGTGCACCGCGGCGCTCGTGCTCGAGCGTCTCACCCTGACGGGTCACGCCGCCGCCTTCGACGTCAACTCGACCTGCACGAGCTTCATCACCGCACTCGATGTCGCGTCGCGGTACCTCGATGCGGGCGATCACGAAACGATCCTCGTCTTCGCCGGCGACGTGGGCAGCCGCTTCCTCAACCCCGAGCAGCGCGAGAGCTACGAGCTGTTCAGCGACGCCGGAGCGGCCGTCGTGCTCAGGCGCTCGATCGACGCCGACCGGGGCGTGATCGCCAGCGCCCAGCGCACCTGGCCCGCGTACGCGCACGACACCGAGATCAGGGGAGGCCTCTCGCGCTCGCCCGCCCAGGTCTATGCAGAGGCGGATCCGGCGGACTACCTGTTCGATATGAACGGCCGACGGGCGCTACTCGGGATGATGCGCGTGCTGCCGGAGTTCTTCGAGACGTTCCACAACTCATCCGGCGTGGCGTACGACGATGTCGCGCTATGGGTCCCGCACCAGGCCTCCGCGGCACTCGGGCCGATGCTGGACCGCCTGGGCATACCGGCCGAGCGCAGGATCGACGAAGTGTCCGCCTACGGGAACATGGTCTCCGCCTCGGTGCCGTTCATGCTCGCTCGCGCTCTCGAGAGCGGACGAGTCGGTCGAGGGGACACCGTCATCCTCTGCGGCACGGCAGCCGGCCTCACCGCGAACATCCTGGCGCTGCGGCTCTGAGCCGTCGACTCACACCAGGGTGCGGCCGATGCTGCCGATCACACCCTCGATCGGCTGACCCGAGCCATCGCGACGTGCGACGGCGTCGGGCAGCTTGCGCACGGCTCCGGTCGGATCGACGGCCTGCGCGGGGTTCGGGCCCACCCACGCCACCGTGAGGCGGTCTTCGCCTTTGAGGAACGCGTGCGCGCGGACGCCGCCGGTCGCTCGGCCCTTCGAGGGGTACTCCGCGAACGGGGTGACCTTGCCGCGGCCGGGATCCGTGCCAGGCAGGCTGCTCTCCGCTCCGGATACGGTCGCGACCACGGCATCGGCGTCGGGCGAGACTGCGCCGAAGAAGAGGACGGAGGCTCCTGCGCCGAGCTTGATGCCCGCCATGCCACCGGCGGGGGCTCCCTGCGGCCGCACTGCGGATGCCGAGAAGCGCAGCAGCTGCGCGTCCGTGGTCACGAACACGAGATCCGCGTCGTCCTGAGCGTCGGCGATGCCGACCACGGTGTCGCCGGGCTTCATGCCGATGACCTCGAGGTCGGGACGCACGGGCAGGGCTGCGGGCACGATGCGCTTCACCGTGCCCTGCGCGGTGCCCAGCGCGATCGGGGTGTCGCTGTCGAAGCGCACGAATCCGAGGATCCGCTCCCCTCGGGTGGTGATACCGAGATAGTCGCGAAGCGGAGCGCCCGCTGCCAGTTGCACGGACGAGGACGGCACGGACGGGAGGTCGACGGGGGAGAACCGCAGTACGCGGCCCTCGGTCGTCAACGCCCCGATCTCGGCGCGCACCGTCGTCTGCACGGTCGCCAGGATCGCGTCGTGCTTGCTGCGCCGAGCCGGCGTCGTGAGCTCCTGACCCTCGCCGAGGTCGACGCGCACCGCGCGACCTGTCGTGGACAGCACCAGCACGGTGGGCGCATCCGCGATCTGCAGGTCGACGGCACCCTTCGTGGCCCGGGGCTTGGGAGGTGCGGCGTTCATCAGCAGGGTGCGTCGAGGAGTGCCGTAGGCGTCGGCCACGGCATCCAGCTCCCGTGCCACCGCGGCCCGCAGCAGCACGTCGCTGCCGAGCAGTTCCCGCAGCGCGGCGATCTCGGCGAGGAGGGAGTCGCGCTCGGCCTCGAGCTCGATGCGGGAGAACTTGGTGAGCCGACGCAGGCGCAGCTCGAGGATGTACTCGGCCTGCAGCTCGCTCAGGTCGAAGACCGAGCGCAGCCGGGTGCGCGCCTGCTCCGAGTCGTCGGACGAGCGGATGACCTGGATGACCTCGTCGATGTCGAGGATCGCGATGAGCAGCCCCTCGACCAGGTGCAGTCGCTCTTCGCGACGCGCGAGCCGGAAACGGCTGCGACGGGTGATCACCTCGAGGCGGTGCGCCACATAGACGCGGAGCATCTCCTTGAGGCCGAGCGTGCGCGGCTGCCCGTCGACCAGAGCGACGTTGTTGATGCTGAAGGAGTCTTCCAGGGGCGTGAGACGGTACAGCTGCTCGAGCACGGCGTTCGGATCGAAGCCGGTCTTGATGCCGATGGCGACGCGAAGTCCGTGATTGCGGTCGGTGAGGTCGGTGACGTCGCTGATGCCCTGCAGCTTCTTCGACTGCACCGCGTCGCGGATCTTCTCGATCAGCCGCTCAGGGCCGACCATGTACGGCAGCTCGGACACGATGATGCCGGTGCGACGGGGTCCGAGCGGTTCGACCGAGACCTTACCCCGGACCTTGAGCGCTCCGCGGCCGTTCGCGTACGCGTCCTTGACGCCGTCGAGGCCCATGAGGATGCCGCCGGACGGGAAGTCGGGACCCGGGACGAACTCCATGAGGTCCTCGGTCGTCGCGTCCGGGTTCTCGAGCAGATGGGTCGCCGCGGCCACGACCTCGATCAGGTTGTGCGGCGCCATGTTGGTGGCCATGCCGACGGCGATGCCGCTGGCGCCGTTGACGAGGAGGTTCGGGAAGGCGGCCGGGAGCACGGAGGGCTGCTGGAACTGCCCGTCGTAGTTCGGGATGAAGTCGACGACGTCCTCGTCGAGATCCTCCGTCAGTGCCATCGCGGGAGAGGCCAGGCGCGCCTCGGTGTAGCGGGCGGCGGCGGGTCCGTCATCCAGCGAGCCGAAGTTGCCGTGGCCGTCGACGAGCGGCACACGCAGTGCCCAGTCCTGGGCGAGGCGCACCAGAGCGTCGTAGATCGCCGAATCGCCGTGGGGGTGCAGCTTTCCCATGACCTCGCCGACGACGCGCGCGCTCTTGACGTGTCCGCGGTCGGGCCGCAGACCCATCTCGGCCATCTGGTAGAGGATGCGCCGCTGCACCGGCTTCAGGCCGTCGCGGGCATCGGGCAGTGCGCGCGAGTAGATGACCGAGTACGCGTATTCGAGGAACGACCCCTGCATCTCGCTTTCGAGGTCGATGTCCTGGATACGCTCCGGGGCGAGCTCGGGAGGCGGGGTCTTGGGCATGGCCATCCTGAATGGTGCGAGGCTGAGGGCGTACGGGAGCCTGTGTCAGACTGGCTCGGATGTCCCTCATGCTACCGCCCGAGTCGTCTGCAGCCCGGAGCGTCGCCGGGGTGGCGGACGACATGTTCGCCGCACTCCGGGGCGAATCCGGGGTTCTGCCGCGCGCGGAGTCGGTCGTGCTGGTCCTCATCGACGGACTCGGTGCGATCAGTCTCCGCGCTCACGCCGGCCACGCGCGCGCACTCACGACCGGGATGGCGAAGAAGGATGTCGCGCATTCCGTCTTCCCCTCCACGACTGCGGCCGCGCTCACGACCCTGCTGACCGGCGTCTGGCCGGGGCAGCACGGCCTGGTCGGGTATCGGGTGCTCGACCCGTCGCGGGGGATCCTCGTCAACCAGCTCACCGGCTGGGAGGCCGAAGGGCTGGACCCCGCGACCTGGCAGGCGTCTCCCACCGTGTTCGAGCGCGCGGCAGCCGAAGGACGTCCGACGTTCGCTGTCGGGGTCGCCGCCTACGCGGGCAGTGGCTTCACGCGAGCGACTCTGCGCGGAGCGGAGTTCGTCGCCGCGCAGACGCCCGCCGAGCGGGTGGCGGCCGCGTACGACCTGGCCGAACGGCATCCGGGCTCCCTCGTGTACTGCTACCTCCCCGAAGCGGACAAGGCGGGACACCGCTACGGCGTCGACTCCGGGCACTGGGTCG
This genomic interval from Microbacterium hydrocarbonoxydans contains the following:
- a CDS encoding alkaline phosphatase family protein is translated as MSLMLPPESSAARSVAGVADDMFAALRGESGVLPRAESVVLVLIDGLGAISLRAHAGHARALTTGMAKKDVAHSVFPSTTAAALTTLLTGVWPGQHGLVGYRVLDPSRGILVNQLTGWEAEGLDPATWQASPTVFERAAAEGRPTFAVGVAAYAGSGFTRATLRGAEFVAAQTPAERVAAAYDLAERHPGSLVYCYLPEADKAGHRYGVDSGHWVAALEEIDAALSRRVPPGVGVLVTSDHGMVDVPAHRQVVLEAEHLEGVALVGGEPRMLHLYLDPDADAEAVSSRLTADLDGLADVGTRRTAIDAGLFGPVVTSAAASRIGDVLVVSRNNHAVYDGTAHDQRNRGMIGQHGGLTPEERQVPLLRFGVFAR
- a CDS encoding DNA gyrase/topoisomerase IV subunit A; the protein is MPKTPPPELAPERIQDIDLESEMQGSFLEYAYSVIYSRALPDARDGLKPVQRRILYQMAEMGLRPDRGHVKSARVVGEVMGKLHPHGDSAIYDALVRLAQDWALRVPLVDGHGNFGSLDDGPAAARYTEARLASPAMALTEDLDEDVVDFIPNYDGQFQQPSVLPAAFPNLLVNGASGIAVGMATNMAPHNLIEVVAAATHLLENPDATTEDLMEFVPGPDFPSGGILMGLDGVKDAYANGRGALKVRGKVSVEPLGPRRTGIIVSELPYMVGPERLIEKIRDAVQSKKLQGISDVTDLTDRNHGLRVAIGIKTGFDPNAVLEQLYRLTPLEDSFSINNVALVDGQPRTLGLKEMLRVYVAHRLEVITRRSRFRLARREERLHLVEGLLIAILDIDEVIQVIRSSDDSEQARTRLRSVFDLSELQAEYILELRLRRLTKFSRIELEAERDSLLAEIAALRELLGSDVLLRAAVARELDAVADAYGTPRRTLLMNAAPPKPRATKGAVDLQIADAPTVLVLSTTGRAVRVDLGEGQELTTPARRSKHDAILATVQTTVRAEIGALTTEGRVLRFSPVDLPSVPSSSVQLAAGAPLRDYLGITTRGERILGFVRFDSDTPIALGTAQGTVKRIVPAALPVRPDLEVIGMKPGDTVVGIADAQDDADLVFVTTDAQLLRFSASAVRPQGAPAGGMAGIKLGAGASVLFFGAVSPDADAVVATVSGAESSLPGTDPGRGKVTPFAEYPSKGRATGGVRAHAFLKGEDRLTVAWVGPNPAQAVDPTGAVRKLPDAVARRDGSGQPIEGVIGSIGRTLV